A window of [Clostridium] innocuum genomic DNA:
GCTAGAACAATTCGTGGTGATTTACCTGAATATCCACCGTTTTTATGGAAGTAATGAGAAATGCTTGTTATAATAACTTATGATGTCAACACCCAAAACAGCGCAGGTAAAAAAAGATTAAGGAACGTTGCTAAAGTATGTGTGAATTATGGTCAAAGGGTTCAAAATTCAGTTTTTGAATGTGTTATGGATCAAGCGAAATGCAGAGAGGTTAAACACAAGCTTACTGGATTAATTGATAAAGAACATGATAGTTTAAGATTTTACTATTTAGGTAACAATTACAAAAATAAAGTAGAACATATAGGAGTTAAGCCTAGCTTCAATGTTGAAGAAGATGTTTTGTTTATATGAATTATTTTGCGCGAACCGTAAGCTCACATGAAACCCTTGGGAGGTTCGCGCCTTAAAATTGCGTTTTATCGCATTTTGTAACAGCTTTTTCATTTTCAAAACATTCAATAGTTATGAAAAGAAATGATTTTGTTACAAACGTCTTAAAATGCAATGATTTTCACTGTCTAGCCTCCCTGAGGCTAGTGGATTTAAATTGAAGATTTTAATTGCGATGTAAAGAAAGACCGACGGTCTAGCCTCCCTGAGGCTAGTGGATTTAAATTACTTTTAGCAATCGTACAGATACCTGAATAATCTGAGTCTAGCCTCCCTGAGGCTAGACATTTTAAGCTTAGACAAAAAAGCACAGCACTCCTTCTAATGCTGTATTTTATAAAATCCTACTTATTCTTCATATATGGTATGACTTTAGTAAATCATTGAAACCTCCAAAAAACCTTTATTTATCGTACTTTCGCAAGTTTCAAAAAGTATATTCCATTGAATTTATCGTTTTCACGGAAAATTTAGTCTTTTATATATGCCTATCTGTGAGGTGTAGTGTACCTTATGTAATTGTATCGGATTATGAGTAATCCAACGAGGAAATGATAGAAGTGAGACACTCTACATAAAGTTCCATC
This region includes:
- the cas2 gene encoding CRISPR-associated endonuclease Cas2, whose translation is MLVIITYDVNTQNSAGKKRLRNVAKVCVNYGQRVQNSVFECVMDQAKCREVKHKLTGLIDKEHDSLRFYYLGNNYKNKVEHIGVKPSFNVEEDVLFI